In Juglans microcarpa x Juglans regia isolate MS1-56 chromosome 7D, Jm3101_v1.0, whole genome shotgun sequence, the following are encoded in one genomic region:
- the LOC121238626 gene encoding nifU-like protein 4, mitochondrial isoform X1: protein MMRGLGRWIGRALSNSSPQELLNTCNQNSLRLTHRRLIHAAASSSAAATSYFDSETAYRFSNLGALKYSPIPSLHSRKWTGPSGGQRRTMFIQTQSTPNPSSLMFYPGKPVMEIGSADFPNPRAALNSSLAKALFGIDGITRVFFGSDFVTVTKSEDASWEFLKPEIFAAIMDFYSSGQPLFLDSKAAAAMDTAIHEDDSETVAMIKELLETRIRPAVQDDGGDIEYCGFDPESGIVKLRMQGACSGCPSSSVTLKSGIENMLMHYVPEVKGVEQELDADNEDAASAGMME, encoded by the exons ATGATGAGGGGACTCGGAAGATGGATAGGACGAGCCCTTTCCAATTCTTCTCCACAAGAACTATTGAATACTTGCAATCAAAATAGCTTACGTTTAACACATCGCCGTCTCATCCACGCTGCCGCTTCTTCTTCAGCCGCGGCGACTTCGTATTTCGACAGCGAAACCGCTTACCGTTTTTCCAATCTTGGAGCTTTGAAATATTCCCCTATTCCTTCTTTACACTCCCGGAAATGGACCGGCCCATCTGGAG GGCAGAGGAGGACCATGTTTATACAAACGCAGTCCACGCCCAATCCTTCCTCTCTGATGTTCTATCCTGGGAAACCGGTTATGGAAATTGGGAGCGCCGACTTTCCTAATCCTCGGGCGGCCTTGAACTCATCGCTGGCAAAAGCGCTTTTTGGAATCGATG GTATTACTCGAGTTTTCTTTGGATCTGATTTCGTTACTGTGACAAAGTCAGAAGATGCTTCTTGGGAATTTCTAAAGCCGGAAATCTTTGCTGCAATAATGGATTTCTATTCTTCTGGGCAGCCACTGTTTCTAGACTCAAAAGCTGCAGCAGCTATGGACACTGCTATTCACGAG GATGATTCCGAAACTGTAGCAATGATCAAGGAACTGCTGGAGACCCGTATCCGACCAGCTGTGCAAGATGATGGTGGGGACATTGAATATTGTGGATTTGATCC AGAATCTGGAATTGTTAAATTAAGAATGCAAGGAGCTTGTAGTGGCTGCCCAAGCTCGTCAGTAACACTGAAATCTGGCATTGAGAACATGCTGATGCATTATGTTCCTGAG GTCAAAGGTGTGGAGCAAGAATTAGATGCTGACAATGAGGATGCAGCCTCAGCTGGCATGATGGAGTAg
- the LOC121238626 gene encoding nifU-like protein 4, mitochondrial isoform X2: protein MFIQTQSTPNPSSLMFYPGKPVMEIGSADFPNPRAALNSSLAKALFGIDGITRVFFGSDFVTVTKSEDASWEFLKPEIFAAIMDFYSSGQPLFLDSKAAAAMDTAIHEDDSETVAMIKELLETRIRPAVQDDGGDIEYCGFDPESGIVKLRMQGACSGCPSSSVTLKSGIENMLMHYVPEVKGVEQELDADNEDAASAGMME, encoded by the exons ATGTTTATACAAACGCAGTCCACGCCCAATCCTTCCTCTCTGATGTTCTATCCTGGGAAACCGGTTATGGAAATTGGGAGCGCCGACTTTCCTAATCCTCGGGCGGCCTTGAACTCATCGCTGGCAAAAGCGCTTTTTGGAATCGATG GTATTACTCGAGTTTTCTTTGGATCTGATTTCGTTACTGTGACAAAGTCAGAAGATGCTTCTTGGGAATTTCTAAAGCCGGAAATCTTTGCTGCAATAATGGATTTCTATTCTTCTGGGCAGCCACTGTTTCTAGACTCAAAAGCTGCAGCAGCTATGGACACTGCTATTCACGAG GATGATTCCGAAACTGTAGCAATGATCAAGGAACTGCTGGAGACCCGTATCCGACCAGCTGTGCAAGATGATGGTGGGGACATTGAATATTGTGGATTTGATCC AGAATCTGGAATTGTTAAATTAAGAATGCAAGGAGCTTGTAGTGGCTGCCCAAGCTCGTCAGTAACACTGAAATCTGGCATTGAGAACATGCTGATGCATTATGTTCCTGAG GTCAAAGGTGTGGAGCAAGAATTAGATGCTGACAATGAGGATGCAGCCTCAGCTGGCATGATGGAGTAg